The Seriola aureovittata isolate HTS-2021-v1 ecotype China chromosome 7, ASM2101889v1, whole genome shotgun sequence genome includes the window attcaccactggtagtccagtagtaaagtctctgttttagtcGTTCAAACACTCTGGCGTCGTGTGGACGGCAGGTGTAAACATAGCAAAAGAGATGTATTTTAAAACTAGTACGCATCCatgtggacgtagcctgagTCCTGTTTAAACATTAGCATCAGACTCAGGAGATAAGCCTTATAAGCCTCCAAACTGGACTCTGCGGTCTGTGTGTCACCACCAGCTGGAGGGCTATTGTTGGTCTGAAGGTGCCATGAATGTGAGTTCCACCGTCTACTTCTTTATTTAAACCCCTACCTCTAAATACAGAGCAACCTCCACAGCTGTGAATGTGACTTCATGCTGAGTGACAGTCTGAGGAGGGGCCGCTTTGGGCCTCGAGTCCTCCAGGACTCCCCTACATGGACCAGGAGACCAGCGCAGTGTTTTCTACTGAGTGTTGTTGTTTCTGAGGTTTAACGATCTCCTTTTCGGTTCCCTTGTTTGTCTCTCACACTGCAGGATTACAGACGGTCTCACACATGCTCAAACAAAGACGGATGATGAGGTCACACTGCCGTCGATTCAGGGAATGTGTGAGAGAGCGGCAGCTGCTGCTACAGGCAAACAGGAATTGTATTTGCAAGGCGGCGGGGCTGTTTACACTGCCGCTGACTCACGTACAGGAAGACATGAAAGACTGAGGAAATGTGTGACCCAGTTTTCTGCCAGCTCACTTCCTCCTGTTTTGCAGCGACTTCTCAGCGTAAAGACAAAGAatcgggggggtgggggggtgtataACATGACTCAACTGACTCATTACTTTTCTCGATTGTCTTGTTTACGTGGACGGTGTGGagttgtttttgcagtgttctgaatgtgtttttgtattatgATTCATTATTACTGGATCATGGGttaaaaatcaacaacacacactaacacacacacacacacacacacacgcacacacacacgcacacacacgcacacacacacacacacacagaacaccatCCACTTCTGTCCAGTGCAGCAGCTTAAagcttgtgtttgtgagtttgtgttaaAGACGTTGTGGTTTCTCGTGTTACAACAATTACTCagttaatcaacagaaaattaatttgcaacTATTTTGTCAACTGATTGatcatttcagtcagtcagaagaTAGTCAGCAAATGaatcaatgatgaaaacaatCGTTACTTGCGTCCCTTGTCCATCCGCTGTGGTAAGAGATGTGTCTTAGGGTCTCTAACATTTACTTAAAGACCCTAAAGCAACGTCCACATGACTACGATactatcacacacatacatgaccatcccctacactgagcatgtgcaaggtgtaaacaggaagtagattaagtagacaaagacagttgtagcattaaaacagggaatgtaagtgaacaacagctgctagcaaagacaacaaggtcggtaacactgtcattcattatcatgttgtgttcaccactggtagtccaggctgatgagagccaatcaggagagaccgtgggtgtgacctcatggtttacaaaggtctcagtttctgcccgtccacagacaaaacaaccccagagttttcaaaataaaacacaacctcagagtttttttttctttggaactGAAAAAATCTGGAGTCGTGTGGATGGGACGAGGAAACGTAGGAaaaagagatgagttttaaaactaaaacatagtagtgtggacgtagcccaACACTGGGCTAACAAATGAGcttaaaaagcattaaaatgccTTAATGAGCTCAACTCAACTCGTCCAAAACGAAGGCACaaatcatgttgtttgttgtcacaTGACCTGACTGCACCAGTCGTTTGTCCAACAGCTTCCTCCCGCTCTGGTTAGTCTCTGGTTGTAGGTtcagacacagagctgctcGGTTAAGACTGAGAACTGATCATGGTCGCCGTCAGACGAAAACACTGACAGttggtgggagaggaggaacaaacaaacaagtttcTGTGGCGTGGATGTGGAGCAGAAGTTGTTCAATGCATCAGAGCAAACAACAAATACTGAATACTGTGTATTCCAACCTTCAGACCAAACCCCTGAATGCAACCTGTGGCTCCTTTAACTCAACTCCTTTGAATTTTATTAACAGGTGAATCTTATTTTTGGTGTCCATTAGTCTCCTGTTGTCTTTCTTTGCTGCTCCTCTACCAGAAACATTTACACTTATTATattcttttgtcattttatacttatttattttcatatctaTTTGAGggatttgttttcatctgtttcctgttatatatatttttttatggtCGACAGTCAGAGGGGACAGCGAGCTAAGAATTTCAATGTGCAGTAATCTTtgaatattttactgtattataAGTCTTCCCTTCACTTAAAACTGCACTCACCTAAAGTGACttaagtaatttatttatttcatttttcttttgcacttATGCAACCAGCATAAAGGGAAGATAAACACAGATAACAGAAGTGAAATGTCGTATATCTCAGATGCACTGCAGATGAACCTCATACAGGactgtgcaaaggttttagATTCTTTAGATGTTTAGATAATTATCCAGCATTTAATCTGTCCCACATTTACCCTGCAGCAGAACAATGAGTCCAAGCACACAGCCcgagtcataaagaactatcttcagagTCAAGAAGGTCgaggagtcctgcaacaggtGGTCTGGACCCCACAGAGTCCTGATCTCAGAAGACACTGAAAACTGTCTGAATCCGCACAGGAACTGAGGCAGGTTCTCCAGGATGCTAGAACAATCAACCTGAAGAACCTGAAGAACTGTGAGGAGAACTGGAGGGGTCACAGCAAACACTGACCTGACTTaggtttttctctttactgcactttgtatgaaggctttacttttttacactttaatgtACATACATAGCACAgtgtatgtaaataaataaaatgatttaaacatgtctttttatttgtatgttatGATCTGCTTCCTGTATTTTGACCTGGAGTGGGTTATTAAGTAAGTGTTGCTGTTTAATGTTTCAAGAAGTGTTGACAGTTTATCTCGGTTTCACTCTTTGCTGTCACACCTAACTTTTACAACCTCACTGGATTCCAGTATGACTGGACTCCTGCTGCCTCTGCCATTGAGACACACAGGAAGCCTGAGCCGGCCTCCTCCGATTGGCTCACATACCACGTGGTGAGAGTGATAGTAGCTCCTTTTATGGTCATGAGGGCTCTCTCTTTGACTGGAGCATCAGGTTTAGCCCGGCTGCTGTTtctcagaaacagaaatgtacaCCGTGTTctccaacagacacacacaccctccctgcTCTGCTATTGTCACTGTATACGGGCTGGATGCCAGCGGCTGCTCTATACATTCACTCATCAAATTCACAGCCAACTGTTTCAACTTAATGTATTTAGATATAGTTTATGGTCATctaattttttacttttgattttccAGTGCAAAGATGGAGAGTTTTATtacatcatacagtatatgctcaGTGTGCTGGAAATTTGAATGAAGATTAAAactgtttattaaaacaaaaaaagaggcatTATTACTATAATACAGATGTTACACAATATTTTGCgacctatttatttatttgatcatttcctTTTATCAAAATTAACCAAACAGTGTAGTAtagtattattttctttatagcTATCAAAATGTGCAATTCTATCCATGAGAAACTATTTTTATCAGCGGCTATCAAAATAAAGCATGTAATAGGTgtacataaacaacaacatggcTGCAAATGCTATTGGGTCAATTTATCTAATGGGTCACAGATTTTGGTGCAACATTGAACTGTGGTTACACAACGTGTTCTgattattttaaacataataTTCTGGTTTGTTCACAAATACGTTCGTTTGTTCAGGCTTGGACTGTACGATAAATACGAGAGGCCATTTTGTGGTTAGGTTCAACGTGGtttcatcattttgtttcattaaaaaaaatgtgctttgtttgttttgtgtggacagacagcagcagacagttaGGAGTTATGTAATGTCCATTTGGAGGGAGCAGTCCAAAGCCGGAGCGTGGTTAGGTTGAGGCGGGAAATCGGAGCACCTGTAAAACCGCGCGCACAAGTGATACAGTTTAGTTATTGTGTCGTAAATAATTTTGTGGCTTTACTTAATGTTAGcttgatgttttattgtgtaaGTCACGTACGTATGTATCCCAACgtcatttattttggtttacAAACCACCCCCCCCTGTTGCAAGGAATATGGTACGGTCCACAACGCGTCACCCATTGTTTACAAATCAACTCGGGTTGTTGGTTAGTGCCAAGCGGCGTGTTGAGAGCGAGGAGCGGCCCCGGGGCTCTCATTCATACcaataacaaaacacagacacgtCCACCCAGAGAGCAACGAGTATCCGCCACCATGCCCTGTCGGAAGGAGAACTACATCTTTCTGGAGCAGTCCGTCACCGTCGACTCCAAAGAAGTGGACGCGCTGGTGACGAAGATCGGCGAAGCGCTGCAGCTCCACAACAATAGCGGCGGCCACCAGAAGACGGTGTCCGTGTCCATGTCCTGCCTGCACGGGCTCACCGGCAGCAGCGCCGGTGCGGTGAAACCGGCGACTGTCATCAACGGCAGCACGGGTGCTCCGGCGCAGAAACGCAACGGCTGCTGTATGAGGCTCCGGAACCGGGGACACCGGGGGAGCAGCAGGGCAAGCCCGTATAACATCCCTGGATCTAACGGCGACCAGGACTGGGACCAAATTAAACCGTGGAACAAAAAGAGGATCGGCGTGGAGGAGGACGATCCTCACCGGCTGCTCCAGGAGTTAATTTTATCGGGGAACCTGATTAAAGAGGCCGTGAGGAGGCTGCAGTTCTCCGCCGCAGACTGTGGAGATTTCCCCAAGGCGGCGGACAACGTGCCGTGCTGATAACGTAACGGACGAACCGTGGACGGGGTTTCCGCTGCAGCGGTGAACACCGACACTGAGACTGTTCACACGgactgtttcaaattaaatttcacaGGACTGGTAGCTATGTTTTCTAATTTCATCAATTTTTTTCATCGATTTGTCTGTAACGTTTGTTACGCTACGTTGGCTAGCAGTCAGCCTAGCCGACTCGCTAGCCACCCGGCTAATGAGCCgtgttgtttatgtttgaaTGTCTCCTTGTGGGTCAGACTTTCGGGGTAGGGAGGGGGGGTAGGGATGCAGTGGAGGTTTAAACCACCAAAAATAATCCACCTTGTCGACATTTTATTTGGCGGgaaatgatgtttttccaccttTTAAGAGGCTAATGTTGATGTATAATGAAGACACGCATCAcatggagtgtgtttgtgtgtgaagatgGAGTCGAGTGATTCCTGAACAATGGCTTTTCTTTTCTAGTTGACGGATGATGgagtcacagtgacaggaagTCCTGgctcattcattttattttattttttatttaccacTGCATCCCGGggtttgttcatttctttgagggggaggggagggctCCTCATGGCTGAAGTGTAAACTAGCCATTCCCTGCTCTGGCAGACCAGTATAATGGGGGGGTTGGGAGGTTTAGTAGTCCATTTTGTTTACAATCTAATGCTGGGCGGCAAGAGCCGCtgcacagagaagagaaaggaagcCACCACCGTCTTTTTTCctctattattattgttatgttgTTCAGTGGGTTGTCCTTTAACTGCCCTCGGGTTCCTCAATCTCAACCAGACACATCAGTGAAATGAGCTCCAGAGATGCTGGTTTGTTCTCGACACTTTGACTTTAAATGCCACATGGTGTGTTCAGGGTCCCACTGACAACACTCTGTACCTCTGTCACCGGCAGCTCCGCATTTCTCCTCTAGACATCTTTTCAAAGGGGGAACATGGACATCAAACATGTGGAGGAGAAGCGGGTGGGGGGGCatgggaaagaagagaaaacacgCCCTTTTCCCACAGGGCTTTGGATGATGTGTAACTGTATGTTTGTAATGCTGGGGGGGGTCTGCCATCACATGACAACACTTCTGTGGTGCTTTCACCTTGTTGGAATTCCTGCAAGGagttctgtctgttttttatttgtttcttctctgtgtaAAGAAAAATCGCCATGACTGCTTCGTAACGAAGTATCTGATAATGTTCCTGAGTTTTCAgggccttttttttgttgtcttaataaacacagtttgtttttccaaaccTCTGTAGAGTTTTATTGGTGACTCAAGGAGGAACTGCAGTCTTTCCGGAAACTTCCCTCACTTGTTTTGTCAGTAGTTTGACTTGTCCTacatgtgaaagtgtgtgtccCTGCTCTGCTTCCTGTGGGCCTGTGAGTGCGGACAACGTGGTCTTGAAGGACACATGCTCATTATCGGCCTATAAatacccccctccccctcagtGGATCACAGCAGGCGGGCATGACACCAACgctgaaaaacatgttttgctcTGGTGGCTTCGCCGCTGAGCTCTGAGCCAGTCAAGGTCCTACACATTGTTTATGGCGGCTCCCTCTGCTGTCGCTGCTCGGTTActgagggtgtgtgtatgtgtgtgtgtgtgtgtgtgtgtcttcatccatcacagcagcagcagacggaGCTGACAGAGGCAGCTGACAACATGTTGTGGGTCTGTGGGTGGATGTTTGGCCTCCGGGTGATCTCAAAGGTTACACATATCCTTGTTCAGCCTCGGATCACAGGTTAAGACAGGACACACTCACCtggtgcaaacacacatgcacacataagcacacacacacacacacacacacacacacagactgctgcTGTCTTTCAGGTCTTCTCTCAACTGAATAATTTCTTATGCCAGCAAAAATCTGCATTTCCTCCAATAattaattagtcaattaaatgaaaaatgtattgagTATTTAGCAGCTAACTCTTATCATCATTAGTTAAGCTAAACTTCAATCAAATCACACTTTGCATGCACAGCTGAGcacattttttgctttacacaaggaaagaaagaaagaaagaagaacagtAAGCTGAAGCTCCAGAGCCGAAggtgacattaaaaaacatttatataaacattaatataataatgtttataaatgatataaaacagaaaaacagcaaatggtCACTTTACAGAAGCTGGAACAAGAACGatttcaactttttctttttgataactgatttgtcttttacatcatttatcaaaatagtAGATTAATTTTTGTGCAGCTCGACTAATTGTTCCAGCACTAATTAAgtattcaaatataaaaaatcattttgcagGAGGATCTCTAATCTGATACTTAGGTTTGCAACtaactgttattttcattactgaatAAAGTGGTGGTTATTTTCCAGTCATCTATTAAACATTTagtttaaagaaaaagtcagaaatcTGTGGAAAATGCATTTTGAATTCCCCCGATCACAAActaatgaaaaaacacaaaaccaaaaaaattattattatttatttattatttactataataatgatataaaactaaATACATAGACATTAAATAGAGACACTCAACTTTTTTTGataactgattcattttttgagTCATTTATCAACATTAATCACAAAGTGAAATATACAGGTTATTTTCAAGTAATCTGCAGTAGTCAGAAATTAGtggaaaatgcattttaaactctcaaactaatgaaaaaacaaaccaatatATCcagtttacaataataataataatgatctaaAACAATAGATAGATGTTACATCGTCACACTGGAGAAACTGGAACAAGAAAAATGACGTTTTATCTTGATAAATGATtcaacattttctctcattttcacaaaaaaagacCAGAAACGTGATTTaacgatcagctgatcagctttcctttatttacactcactcctttcttcctcttcctccttcatcaGCTCTTCCTCTCACTCATGAGTAAGAATGATTTTATGTGGAGCTGTAAAACTCGGTCTCGACCCGTTATGTAAAATTCAATCTTATTCTCTCTGCActgcctcctctgtctgccCCCAGCATGAATGAATCAAGTGTTTGACTGCTGAGGGAATATTTAATCAACCCGCACCAACGGCTGCAAAGTAATGACATCCATCCACTTCATTTTAACACAAGGAGACGATTAAAGCTTCTGCAGCGATACTTGTACAAACATCCAGAATCTGTGTGAAATGAGGCAAACTGAGACTCAAAGACTTCCAGTGTGAgcgagctgctgtgtgtgtgtgtgtgtgtgtgtgtgtgtgtgtgtgtgtgtgtgtgtgtgtgtgtgtgtgtgtgggcggcaGCTTCATTCTTCAGGTCGGCCTCCCACTCAGCTCCGCTGCATCCCTGACGCAACCGGCGCACAAACTACAAGGTAAAAATAGCAAAGCAGCCACTGTATTTAAAACACAAAGGCGACACCTCCCCTCCTGTATCCGACGTCATGTTGCGTGACATCATCAGGTGAGATAGCTGCAGACGCAGTCCAACTGTTTGTTCTCCTCAGGTTCAAACATTCTTCATTGTTCCACCGTCATATTGAGTCATACTGTGTCTCCTTCAGGACGCTTCAACATAGAAACATTCAAACTCTAAAGCGTTCAGTTCAATCAGGACATTATCAGATGGATTCAGTTTTTAGGTGTATTTCTATATATATCATGTATCACTAGgtatattatttatatgatatatgttttttattcctccacgccggcgacagtcagagcagcagccatattgttttcacgttgtccgtccatccatctcATTCTCATGGATATCTCAGTAATACGTTGAGGGAactttggcacaaatgttcactagGACCCAAGAATGAGctggttagattttggtggttaaaggtcaaaggtcaaaggttaaggtcacagtgacctcacaaaataatGGTTTTGGCTTGTGAACACAATGTCTCCATAACAtcttgagggaacttcttcaaatttgccaGAAGAAAATTAACCAGGATtcaaactgattagaatttggtgtttaaaggtgaaaggtcaaagatcaaaggttaaggtcgtggtgacctcacaagTCACAGTTTTGAACTTGTGACCATGGTATCTTAGTGACACTCTGAGAGTTTTTGATTCACATTgtcttttttaaacaaatacaaatctcttcaCCACTTTCATaaacttgaatttctcctgcagatttattttacatgtttacaaaAGTTGCTTTACAACTACAGACATTGGAATTATGTGTGAACAAACACTTTACAAGCTctaaatcattttgaccctaatttgaacCTATAGAGGTTTTCGGGGGAGCATGTTGGCAGCTAGCTTCCTGGCTAGGCCCAGGACACCGTGGGGTCAAGCTAACCACCTCCCTAGTAGCAGCTAGCTTGCTATAGTGCTATGCTAGCTATATGATATTTTCAAGGTGAGCTCCTGTATCGTACATGGCTCTAATGGATGAGTGTTGCACATTCAGTTATTGTTTTGCAAGTTTTTGTGACTCCACTCCATCAAACTGTCCAGACACCGACGTAATGACGATGCTGTTGTGTCTATTCTTTTCTTCACCTCCCACAGTGCCATGTTCTTCCGGGATCTTGCAGGTGATTGGTCCACTCAGGTTGTCCACAGGTTGTAGGTGCGTCCTTCAGGTGTTGGTGTTCCCTCTCTTGGGTCTGGACACTCATTGGCTTATCATTAGCTCGTGTTGATCCAAACTGAGGATCAACAGGAAAACAGAGACTAGTTATCTGGTTAACTTTGATTAGTAAGCCCCTTAAATGTGATCATATGGACAGGAGAACAACTTCACGTTCCACTAACAGCTCCATTAATAATATTACTTAAAACTCTTTAGCACATCAGAAcctaaaaaacagaaaatcaaaatctaaaatgaactgtaataaatcttaaaaacactgattaaaccattattcatttatttgactgTCATTCAATTTGCTGTTAAAATGCTACAGATCcaaatgaagaaataatgaaacatatttaaatagAACTTATTCTCTTTTTCATACTCAGAATAATTTACATGTTTCATATgaattaattatgattatttaCACTTATTTATTCTCTATGATTGTTTTGAATCTCACTTTAGGTTAGAAGATACTTGCTGTTGCTCAGAGTGTCGCAACAACAAAAGGCAGTTCAGCATCTAAAAGTGGAAACCAGACCAAAGGTTTCCTCTGATGATCTGACTGTTGGACATCCTGATCAGACTCTGTGGTGTAATGACGGTGCGTGTCCTCTAGAGGGCAGCACAGCACCATCTAGTGTTCACTTTCCCACTCACATCAGTCTATACCCTATTAAAAGtaactaaaagtaaaaatgtaaaataactttGATAACATTGTAAATAAAGTAGCTTTACAattaaagtcataattttaaaagagaaagtcacaacatcacaaaaataaaccattatttttacaagagagagagaaggatggatCATAATGTcacaagaaaaagtcattatgtgagaataaagtcatagaataataagaaagtttcttttctttaacttttagttaatttttatttctcaaaatatttTGACC containing:
- the gbp gene encoding glycogen synthase kinase binding protein; this translates as MPCRKENYIFLEQSVTVDSKEVDALVTKIGEALQLHNNSGGHQKTVSVSMSCLHGLTGSSAGAVKPATVINGSTGAPAQKRNGCCMRLRNRGHRGSSRASPYNIPGSNGDQDWDQIKPWNKKRIGVEEDDPHRLLQELILSGNLIKEAVRRLQFSAADCGDFPKAADNVPC